From a single Chloroflexia bacterium SDU3-3 genomic region:
- a CDS encoding SCP2 sterol-binding domain-containing protein — protein sequence MRVFPFCSRRKSHMSVVSQYYENEVQQVFERMLREAGPEIAAQPDFTTTYHVAGAEGGTYGLRVAQGALSVVPGGILDSDMQIFANVDEWRAGLDVGMAHPFYYYQKRKIDLLKGFRGKVTLELAQPDGEPMQGSLVFGGADDPEVTLRMAADDYLAMMSGRLNGQMAFLTGKLKFEGSLPLLMQLAALNS from the coding sequence ATGCGCGTTTTCCCTTTTTGTAGCAGAAGGAAGAGCCACATGTCCGTTGTCTCGCAGTACTATGAGAATGAGGTCCAGCAGGTGTTCGAGCGCATGCTGCGCGAGGCGGGGCCGGAGATCGCCGCGCAGCCCGATTTCACCACCACCTACCACGTGGCCGGGGCCGAGGGCGGCACCTACGGCCTGCGGGTGGCCCAGGGGGCGCTCAGCGTGGTGCCCGGCGGTATCCTCGACAGCGACATGCAGATCTTCGCCAATGTGGATGAGTGGCGAGCTGGCCTGGATGTCGGTATGGCCCACCCCTTCTACTACTACCAGAAGCGCAAGATCGACCTGCTCAAGGGCTTTCGCGGCAAGGTGACGCTGGAGCTGGCCCAGCCGGACGGCGAGCCGATGCAGGGCAGCCTGGTATTTGGCGGCGCCGATGATCCCGAGGTGACGCTGCGCATGGCCGCCGACGACTATCTGGCCATGATGAGCGGCAGGCTCAATGGCCAGATGGCCTTCCTGACCGGCAAGCTGAAGTTCGAGGGTAGCCTGCCTCTGCTGATGCAGCTTGCGGCGCTGAACAGCTAG
- a CDS encoding NAD-dependent epimerase/dehydratase family protein, which yields MRETVLVTGGSGYVAEWCVVELLRQGYTVRTTVRSLAKEPQVRAQIGAAIDPGEQLRFFAADLLDDAGWDAAVAGCDYVLHVASPLDAAGGPDALIAPARDGALRVLRASARAGVRRVVMTSACAAASPTLYTDDSISDESVWTDPNDTRISAYRKSKTLAELAAWKYIEEEARGQTELSTILPGAVFGPVLSAAHIGTAQVIQRIMRGSALGVPRIGFEVVDVRDLADIHIRAMTHPHAAGQRFIAVSEFMWMSEIAGELRARLGDAARGISTHTLPDILIQLVARFDRDLLSITPALGRKNRHTAAKARQLLGWQPRSARETVIDCAQSLIGWGQG from the coding sequence ATGCGCGAGACGGTGCTGGTGACCGGCGGGAGCGGCTATGTGGCCGAGTGGTGCGTGGTCGAGCTGCTGCGGCAGGGCTACACGGTGCGCACCACCGTGCGAAGCCTAGCCAAGGAACCGCAAGTGCGCGCCCAGATCGGCGCGGCTATCGACCCCGGCGAGCAGCTGCGGTTCTTCGCCGCCGACCTGCTGGATGATGCGGGCTGGGATGCGGCGGTGGCGGGGTGCGACTATGTGCTGCACGTCGCCTCGCCGCTGGATGCGGCGGGCGGCCCCGATGCGCTGATCGCCCCGGCCCGCGATGGCGCGCTGCGCGTGCTGCGCGCCTCGGCCAGGGCGGGCGTGCGGCGCGTGGTGATGACCTCGGCGTGCGCGGCGGCCAGCCCGACGCTCTACACCGACGACAGCATCAGCGACGAGAGCGTATGGACCGACCCCAACGACACCCGGATCAGCGCCTATCGAAAGTCGAAGACGCTGGCCGAGCTAGCCGCCTGGAAGTATATCGAGGAAGAGGCGCGGGGACAGACCGAGCTAAGTACCATCCTGCCCGGCGCGGTCTTCGGGCCGGTGCTCTCGGCGGCGCATATCGGCACCGCCCAGGTCATCCAGCGCATCATGCGCGGCAGCGCGCTGGGCGTGCCGCGCATCGGCTTCGAGGTGGTGGATGTGCGCGACCTCGCCGACATCCACATCCGGGCCATGACCCACCCGCACGCGGCGGGCCAGCGCTTCATCGCTGTGAGCGAGTTCATGTGGATGAGCGAGATCGCGGGCGAGCTGCGCGCCCGGCTTGGAGACGCGGCGCGCGGCATCTCGACCCACACGCTGCCCGACATCCTGATCCAGCTGGTGGCACGCTTTGACCGCGACCTGCTGTCGATCACACCCGCGCTGGGCAGGAAGAACCGCCACACGGCAGCCAAGGCACGGCAGCTGCTGGGCTGGCAGCCCCGGTCAGCCCGCGAGACGGTGATAGACTGCGCCCAGAGCCTGATCGGGTGGGGGCAGGGCTAG
- a CDS encoding AAA family ATPase has protein sequence MEKSYVILLNGPSSAGKSTLARAIRATLDRPFWHIASDQFVEAGMLPPRRPHPPEFTWKEQRPRFFAAFHRCLPAILSAGNSLIVDHVIEFQEWMDELVDLLAPYDVFFVGVRCPLEELERRERERGDRAIGEARDHLAVVHSFGSYDFEVDSAAHSAEENAAQIIAAWRRRARPSAFERMRRAQG, from the coding sequence TTGGAGAAAAGCTACGTTATCCTGCTCAACGGGCCGTCGAGCGCGGGCAAGTCCACGCTGGCCCGCGCCATCCGGGCCACGCTCGACCGGCCCTTCTGGCATATCGCATCCGATCAGTTTGTCGAGGCGGGCATGCTGCCGCCGCGCCGCCCGCACCCGCCGGAGTTCACATGGAAGGAGCAGAGGCCGCGCTTCTTTGCGGCGTTCCACCGCTGCCTGCCCGCCATCCTCAGCGCCGGGAACAGCCTGATTGTCGACCACGTGATCGAGTTCCAGGAGTGGATGGACGAGCTGGTCGACCTGCTCGCGCCCTACGACGTGTTCTTTGTGGGCGTGCGCTGCCCGCTGGAGGAGCTGGAGCGCCGCGAGCGCGAGCGCGGCGACCGCGCCATCGGCGAGGCGCGCGACCACCTGGCGGTGGTCCACTCCTTCGGCAGCTACGACTTCGAGGTGGACAGCGCGGCGCACAGCGCAGAGGAGAACGCCGCGCAGATCATCGCGGCCTGGCGGCGGCGGGCTAGGCCCTCGGCCTTCGAGCGGATGCGCCGCGCCCAAGGGTGA
- a CDS encoding AraC family transcriptional regulator, producing the protein MSERLAATIALTERVTKADGKAKTNIPFLTVVRNTRATPPIPSVLSPSFCLILQGGKRIQFGEQIVDCPAGSFLVSVIRMPGLAQVVGASAHTPYIGLRIDLAPAEVAAVLSESGLQVRPPEGQPSIGSFVGRADDELLDLCCRLLRADASPRGAVFRASLIKQELIYHLLSGDYGHLFLQQVFFEQQGDGIAQAIVWIERHYDCAFTIEELARASNMSVSGLHHKFKALTAMGPLQYQKQLRLQEARRLMLSGAADVTAAALQVGYRSLSQFSREYARLFGMSPLRDVRTILQLAQVEALEL; encoded by the coding sequence CTGAGCGAGCGGCTGGCGGCCACTATCGCGCTGACCGAGCGCGTGACCAAGGCCGACGGCAAGGCCAAGACGAACATCCCATTTCTTACCGTGGTGCGCAACACCCGCGCCACGCCGCCCATCCCATCGGTGCTGTCGCCGTCTTTTTGTCTTATCCTGCAAGGCGGTAAGCGCATCCAGTTCGGCGAGCAGATCGTGGACTGTCCGGCGGGCAGCTTCTTGGTCTCGGTGATCCGCATGCCAGGACTGGCCCAGGTGGTCGGCGCGTCGGCTCACACGCCCTACATCGGCCTGCGCATCGACCTAGCCCCCGCCGAGGTCGCGGCGGTGCTCTCGGAGTCGGGCCTGCAGGTGCGGCCCCCCGAGGGCCAGCCCAGCATCGGGTCGTTCGTGGGCAGGGCGGATGACGAGCTGCTTGACCTGTGCTGCCGCCTGCTGCGGGCCGATGCCAGCCCTCGCGGCGCGGTGTTCCGCGCGTCGCTGATCAAGCAGGAGCTTATCTACCACCTGCTCTCGGGCGACTACGGCCACCTGTTTCTCCAGCAGGTCTTCTTCGAGCAGCAGGGCGACGGTATCGCCCAGGCGATTGTCTGGATCGAGCGACACTACGACTGCGCGTTCACCATCGAGGAGCTGGCGCGGGCCTCGAACATGAGCGTGTCGGGGCTGCACCACAAGTTCAAGGCGCTTACGGCCATGGGGCCGCTGCAGTACCAGAAGCAGCTGCGCCTGCAGGAGGCGCGGCGGCTGATGCTCAGCGGCGCTGCCGATGTGACCGCCGCCGCGCTGCAGGTGGGCTACCGCAGCCTCTCGCAGTTCAGCCGCGAGTACGCGCGGCTGTTCGGCATGTCGCCGCTGCGCGATGTGCGCACCATCCTCCAGCTCGCCCAGGTCGAGGCGCTGGAGCTATAG
- a CDS encoding aldo/keto reductase translates to MAAHTRKLGTQGLEVSGIGLGCMPMSQSYGPADERESIAALHRAIELGCNFFDTAQGYGPLTNEELLGRAFKGRRAQAIIGTKFGFRFKDGKQVGTERASRPEHIREAVEGSLQRLQTDYIDLLYQHRVDPAVPMEEVAGTVGELVKEGKVRFFGLSEAGVANIRRAHAVHPVSALQSEYSLWERNLEPEIIPVLRELGIGLVPFAPLGRGFLTGAVTRAEDYPEGDTRRIDPRYQGANFDANMRAAQIVHQIAAEVGCAAGQVALAWLLHKGDDIVPIPGTKRRTHLEENMGGLLVALDADQMARLDQAMPTGTILGNRYPDWIMATIDR, encoded by the coding sequence ATGGCCGCACACACACGCAAGCTGGGCACGCAGGGGCTGGAGGTCTCGGGCATCGGGCTGGGCTGCATGCCCATGAGCCAGTCGTACGGGCCAGCTGACGAGCGCGAGTCGATCGCGGCGCTGCACCGCGCCATCGAGCTGGGCTGCAACTTCTTTGATACCGCCCAGGGATACGGGCCGCTCACCAACGAGGAGCTGCTGGGCCGCGCGTTCAAAGGGCGGCGCGCGCAGGCGATCATCGGCACCAAATTTGGCTTCCGCTTCAAGGACGGCAAGCAGGTGGGCACCGAGCGGGCCAGCCGCCCCGAGCACATCCGCGAGGCGGTGGAAGGCTCGCTGCAGCGCCTGCAGACCGACTATATCGACCTGCTCTACCAGCACCGCGTCGACCCCGCCGTGCCGATGGAGGAGGTGGCGGGCACCGTGGGCGAGCTGGTGAAGGAGGGCAAGGTGCGCTTCTTCGGCCTCTCCGAGGCGGGCGTGGCCAACATCCGCCGCGCCCACGCGGTGCACCCCGTCTCGGCGCTGCAGAGCGAGTACTCGCTGTGGGAGCGCAACCTAGAGCCGGAGATCATCCCCGTGCTACGCGAGCTGGGCATCGGCCTCGTGCCATTCGCGCCGCTGGGGCGCGGCTTCCTGACCGGCGCGGTGACGCGCGCCGAGGACTACCCCGAGGGCGACACCCGCCGGATCGACCCGCGCTACCAGGGCGCAAACTTCGACGCCAACATGCGCGCGGCCCAGATCGTCCACCAGATTGCCGCCGAGGTTGGGTGCGCGGCGGGCCAGGTGGCGCTGGCCTGGCTGCTGCACAAGGGCGACGACATCGTGCCCATCCCCGGCACCAAGCGCCGCACGCACCTGGAGGAGAACATGGGCGGCCTGTTGGTGGCGCTCGATGCAGACCAGATGGCGCGGCTCGACCAGGCCATGCCCACGGGCACCATCCTGGGCAACCGCTACCCCGACTGGATCATGGCCACTATCGACCGCTAG
- a CDS encoding response regulator transcription factor, with protein MAIRVVIADDHGVVRKGIRELLTDEPDIAVVGEARDGHEAVDLALALRPDVVVMDIAMPELSGVEATRQICAAAPAVRVLALTAYADPPYVSGLLDAGASGYVLKTAESRDIVRAVRAVAAGQRMIDPAVAQIVAQHPQRSAADLTERELGVLRLAARGLTNKQIAAELAISDRTVQNHLANIYAKLGVASRTEAVTAAIQRGDIRLGE; from the coding sequence ATGGCGATCCGGGTGGTGATAGCCGATGACCACGGGGTGGTGCGCAAGGGCATCCGCGAGCTGCTGACCGACGAGCCGGATATCGCCGTGGTGGGCGAGGCTCGCGACGGCCACGAGGCGGTGGACCTGGCCCTGGCGCTGCGCCCCGATGTGGTGGTGATGGATATCGCCATGCCCGAGCTGTCGGGCGTGGAGGCCACCCGCCAGATCTGCGCCGCCGCGCCCGCCGTGCGCGTGCTGGCGCTCACCGCCTACGCCGACCCGCCCTACGTGTCGGGCCTGCTGGATGCGGGGGCCAGCGGCTATGTGCTGAAGACAGCGGAGAGCCGCGATATCGTGCGGGCGGTGCGGGCCGTGGCGGCGGGCCAGCGCATGATCGACCCCGCCGTGGCCCAGATCGTGGCCCAGCACCCCCAGCGCAGCGCCGCCGACCTGACCGAGCGCGAGCTGGGGGTGCTGCGGCTGGCGGCGCGCGGCCTCACCAACAAGCAGATCGCCGCCGAGCTGGCGATCAGCGACCGCACGGTGCAGAACCACCTGGCCAATATCTACGCCAAGCTGGGCGTGGCCTCGCGCACCGAGGCGGTGACGGCGGCCATCCAGCGCGGCGACATTCGCCTGGGCGAGTGA
- a CDS encoding YHS domain-containing protein, producing the protein MEHQDEQPILVRSQALRELVRRAEAMTRGDFAAQGQPLDGQPALEDLRRAIDVLGTHTEQGLRRQYAYIAALSTAQEAERSRLARELHDDIVQRLIALGHSVERAGRLMERSPDHAAEQLRETRASVTALVDDLRGIIGDLRPPALEELGLLPAAQLLIQRHPAQGVEASVAQQGAARRLAPQSELAVFRIVQEAWANIARHARASRVEIRLRYATDGLHLTIVDDGQGFTPPAPDSAAEGHWGLRGMRERAELTGGTLDVRSQPGQGTALAVFIPYPGEDGRDPVCGMAVGPGDLGATHDGRIFRFCSPACRDLFLAQPDQYLARG; encoded by the coding sequence ATGGAACATCAAGATGAGCAGCCCATCCTTGTGCGCTCGCAGGCCCTGCGCGAGCTGGTGCGGCGGGCCGAGGCCATGACGCGCGGCGACTTTGCGGCGCAGGGCCAGCCGCTGGATGGCCAGCCTGCCCTCGAAGACCTGCGCCGCGCCATCGACGTGCTGGGCACGCACACCGAGCAGGGCCTGCGCCGCCAGTACGCCTACATCGCCGCGCTCAGCACTGCCCAGGAGGCCGAGCGCAGCCGCCTGGCCCGCGAGCTGCACGACGACATCGTGCAGCGCCTGATCGCGCTGGGCCACAGCGTGGAGCGCGCCGGACGGCTGATGGAGCGCTCGCCCGACCATGCCGCCGAGCAGCTGCGCGAGACCCGCGCCAGCGTCACCGCGTTGGTGGACGACCTGCGCGGGATCATCGGCGACCTGCGCCCGCCCGCGCTGGAGGAGTTGGGCCTGCTGCCTGCGGCGCAGCTGCTCATCCAGCGGCACCCGGCCCAGGGCGTGGAGGCCAGCGTGGCCCAGCAGGGCGCGGCGCGGCGGCTGGCCCCGCAGAGCGAGCTGGCCGTGTTCCGCATCGTACAGGAGGCCTGGGCCAACATCGCCCGCCACGCGCGGGCTAGCCGTGTCGAGATCCGCCTGCGCTACGCGACCGATGGGCTGCACCTCACCATCGTGGATGACGGCCAGGGCTTCACCCCGCCCGCGCCCGACAGCGCCGCCGAGGGCCACTGGGGCCTGCGTGGCATGCGCGAGCGCGCCGAGCTGACCGGCGGCACGCTGGATGTGCGCAGCCAGCCGGGCCAGGGCACCGCGCTGGCGGTGTTCATCCCCTATCCTGGCGAGGATGGCCGCGACCCCGTGTGCGGCATGGCCGTCGGCCCTGGCGACCTAGGCGCGACACACGATGGCCGGATCTTCCGGTTCTGCTCGCCGGCCTGCCGCGACCTGTTTCTGGCTCAGCCCGATCAGTACTTGGCGCGGGGCTAG
- a CDS encoding MFS transporter, which yields MATLSPAARRRGLISVLIDTFFMWGGFFMVIPMISVHYVQGLGWNAALIGLVLAVRQLTQQGLTVFGGMLADRFGAKILICIGIAIRVVGFAMMAHATTFPLLMLSGVLAALGGALFDSPKSAAIAALTEPETRSRYYAIMGVVSGLGMTIGPAVGAWLLPYDFALVAYGATACFVVCLLISIFLLPPVRVAAQEGGMATQGLRMAVGDRPFVLFTAMLMGYWFMWVQMSISLPLVATTISGNESAVSWVYALNSGMSIVLQYPLVRLAERWLRHEQLLVVGVALMAVGLGLISLATTTAAVLGCVAIFSLGGLLVAPSQQTVMARLANPAALGSYFGFGSLALAFGGGLGNLAGGWLYTLGGQIALPALPWLTFFVVGALSAIGLALVGRAAPRPAAGQSGAA from the coding sequence ATGGCCACGCTTTCTCCCGCGGCACGGCGTCGCGGCCTGATCTCGGTGCTGATCGACACCTTCTTTATGTGGGGTGGCTTCTTTATGGTCATCCCCATGATCTCGGTGCACTATGTGCAGGGTCTGGGCTGGAACGCAGCGCTGATCGGCCTGGTGCTGGCGGTGCGTCAGCTGACTCAGCAGGGCCTGACGGTGTTTGGCGGCATGCTGGCCGACCGCTTCGGGGCCAAGATCCTGATCTGTATTGGTATTGCCATCCGCGTGGTGGGCTTTGCGATGATGGCGCATGCTACCACCTTTCCCTTGCTGATGCTGTCGGGGGTGCTGGCCGCGCTGGGCGGCGCGCTGTTCGACTCGCCGAAGTCGGCGGCGATCGCGGCGCTGACCGAGCCAGAGACCCGCAGCCGCTACTACGCGATCATGGGCGTGGTGAGCGGGCTGGGCATGACGATCGGTCCGGCGGTGGGCGCGTGGCTGCTGCCCTATGACTTCGCGCTGGTGGCCTACGGGGCCACGGCCTGCTTCGTGGTGTGCCTGCTGATCAGTATTTTCCTCCTGCCGCCGGTGCGGGTGGCCGCCCAAGAGGGCGGCATGGCCACCCAGGGTCTGCGCATGGCCGTGGGCGACAGGCCCTTCGTGCTGTTTACCGCCATGCTTATGGGCTACTGGTTTATGTGGGTGCAGATGTCGATCTCGCTGCCGCTGGTGGCCACCACCATAAGCGGCAACGAGTCGGCGGTGAGCTGGGTCTACGCGCTGAACTCGGGGATGTCGATCGTGCTGCAGTACCCGCTGGTGCGGCTGGCCGAGCGCTGGCTGCGCCACGAGCAGCTGCTGGTGGTGGGCGTGGCCCTGATGGCGGTGGGCCTGGGCCTGATCTCGCTGGCCACCACCACCGCCGCTGTGCTGGGCTGCGTGGCGATCTTCTCGCTGGGCGGCCTGCTGGTCGCGCCTTCGCAGCAGACGGTGATGGCGCGGCTGGCCAACCCGGCGGCGCTGGGATCGTACTTTGGGTTTGGCTCGCTGGCGCTGGCGTTCGGCGGCGGGCTGGGCAACCTGGCCGGCGGCTGGCTCTACACCCTGGGCGGCCAGATCGCGCTGCCCGCGCTGCCCTGGCTCACCTTTTTTGTGGTCGGCGCGCTTTCGGCCATCGGGCTGGCGCTGGTGGGCCGCGCGGCCCCGCGCCCGGCGGCTGGCCAGAGCGGTGCCGCGTAG
- a CDS encoding sigma-70 family RNA polymerase sigma factor produces MEPSDEALLQSCRLGDADAWEQLVQRYQRLVYTIPRRAGLGEDLAAEVFQRVFALLVQKIGTIEQPERISAWLTTVAKRETWRVIQQEQRALTSHIALGDDEENGEIIIADTALPDDQVTQIEEQHQIRLAIQTLGERCTKLLTMLYYQDETPAYTEIAATLGISTGSIGPTRARCLEKLRRKLEEMGFE; encoded by the coding sequence ATGGAGCCATCCGACGAGGCGTTGCTACAATCCTGCCGCCTCGGCGATGCCGATGCATGGGAACAGCTTGTTCAGCGCTACCAGCGCTTAGTCTATACCATCCCACGCCGCGCTGGCCTCGGCGAAGATCTAGCAGCCGAGGTGTTCCAGCGTGTTTTTGCCCTCCTAGTGCAAAAGATCGGCACGATCGAGCAGCCCGAGCGGATCAGCGCGTGGCTCACCACCGTAGCCAAACGCGAGACATGGCGGGTCATCCAGCAAGAGCAGCGCGCCCTTACATCCCACATCGCTCTCGGGGATGATGAAGAAAATGGCGAGATCATCATCGCCGACACGGCCCTACCCGATGATCAGGTCACGCAGATCGAAGAGCAGCACCAGATCCGGCTCGCGATCCAGACCCTGGGGGAGCGCTGCACCAAGCTGCTGACCATGCTCTACTATCAGGATGAGACCCCGGCCTACACCGAAATTGCAGCCACGCTGGGCATCAGCACGGGCAGCATTGGGCCAACGCGCGCCCGCTGCCTTGAGAAACTGCGCCGCAAGCTTGAGGAAATGGGGTTTGAGTAG